A genomic window from Periweissella cryptocerci includes:
- the galE gene encoding UDP-glucose 4-epimerase GalE produces MAILVLGGAGYIGSHMVDRLTEKGRDVIVVDNLLTGHRAAVKEGVPFYEVDIRDKDALSAVFDAEDIEAVVHFAASSIVPESMENPLKYFDNNTGGMITLLEVMRDHDVKKIVFSSTAATYGVPEVVPIKETDPQNPINPYGESKLQMEHMMHWADLAYGIKWVALRYFNVAGAKPDGSIGEDHGPETHLVPIILQVALGKRDKIMMFGDDYNTPDGFNVRDYVHVVDLADAHILALDYLAAGNDSNQFNLGSSTGFSVKQMVEATRVATGEAIPAEVGPRRAGDPDTLIAASEKAREVLGWKPQYDDVTEIIKTAWTWTQSHPNGYDDRK; encoded by the coding sequence ATGGCTATTTTAGTATTAGGCGGAGCCGGATACATCGGTTCACACATGGTTGATCGTTTAACTGAAAAGGGACGTGACGTAATTGTTGTGGATAACTTGTTGACTGGGCACCGCGCCGCAGTTAAGGAAGGTGTCCCATTCTACGAGGTCGATATTCGGGATAAGGATGCTTTGAGTGCGGTTTTTGATGCGGAAGATATTGAAGCAGTTGTTCACTTCGCAGCTTCATCAATCGTTCCAGAATCAATGGAAAATCCGTTGAAGTACTTTGATAATAACACTGGTGGTATGATTACGTTGCTCGAAGTTATGCGTGATCACGATGTGAAGAAGATTGTCTTTTCATCAACGGCAGCAACTTATGGTGTGCCTGAAGTTGTGCCAATCAAGGAAACTGACCCCCAAAATCCAATTAACCCATACGGTGAATCAAAGCTCCAAATGGAACACATGATGCACTGGGCTGACTTGGCATATGGTATCAAGTGGGTTGCTTTGCGTTACTTTAACGTGGCTGGTGCTAAACCAGATGGCTCAATTGGTGAAGACCACGGTCCTGAAACTCACTTAGTGCCAATCATTTTACAAGTTGCACTTGGTAAGCGCGACAAGATTATGATGTTTGGGGATGATTACAACACGCCAGATGGGTTCAACGTTCGTGACTATGTTCACGTTGTTGATTTGGCAGATGCGCACATCTTGGCTTTGGATTACTTGGCTGCAGGTAACGATTCTAACCAATTCAACTTGGGTTCATCAACTGGCTTCTCAGTGAAGCAAATGGTTGAAGCAACACGCGTGGCAACTGGTGAAGCAATTCCTGCCGAAGTTGGTCCTCGTCGCGCTGGTGATCCAGATACTTTGATTGCTGCTTCTGAAAAAGCGCGTGAAGTGTTAGGCTGGAAGCCTCAATATGATGACGTTACTGAAATCATCAAGACTGCTTGGACGTGGACGCAAAGCCACCCCAATGGTTACGATGACCGCAAGTAA
- the rimI gene encoding ribosomal protein S18-alanine N-acetyltransferase, whose product MSKKSDNLFKQIYKWYKNIMATDEQQKAAMNVKAHRVTINDVLYYVGRAQVSDIKEILDVERAVYDGQTPWNEKAFASELRRKSDRLYLVVRKNDRMVAFIGSSYSRGAKDLHVTNIAVLPEWQRKGIATFLLNTIIHKATKIDAKQVSLEVRASNEKAQKTYASLGFESHGVQAGYYFGDHEDAIDMVLPLKEKE is encoded by the coding sequence ATGTCGAAGAAGTCTGATAATTTATTTAAGCAAATTTATAAATGGTATAAAAACATTATGGCGACGGATGAGCAACAAAAAGCGGCCATGAATGTTAAAGCACATCGGGTCACGATTAACGACGTTTTATATTATGTTGGTCGTGCACAAGTTTCTGATATTAAGGAAATTTTGGACGTTGAACGTGCTGTGTATGATGGTCAAACTCCTTGGAATGAAAAAGCTTTTGCCAGTGAATTACGCCGTAAATCTGATCGCTTATACTTAGTGGTTCGGAAAAATGATCGCATGGTGGCGTTTATTGGTTCAAGCTATTCACGTGGTGCAAAAGATTTACACGTGACGAATATTGCCGTCTTACCAGAATGGCAACGTAAAGGCATTGCGACCTTCTTACTGAATACAATTATTCACAAAGCCACTAAGATTGATGCCAAGCAAGTGTCGCTCGAAGTACGGGCGTCTAACGAAAAAGCACAAAAAACGTATGCATCATTGGGTTTTGAATCACATGGCGTCCAAGCTGGTTACTATTTTGGTGATCACGAAGATGCAATCGACATGGTATTACCATTGAAAGAAAAGGAATAG
- the rsmI gene encoding 16S rRNA (cytidine(1402)-2'-O)-methyltransferase, producing the protein MQTQSSFRQHTSGTLYLVPTPIGNLDDMTYRAIETLKTVDLIAAEDTRHTQQLLNHFEIQTKQISFHEHNTQARIPELLAKLQSGLNLAQVSDAGMPSISDPGTELVAAAAQVGIPVVPLPGPNAGLTALIASGLVPQPFYFYGFLGRKTSDQKEVLAEIGQREETTILYESPYRIRKTLAVVVDVLGADRPVVLARELTKRYEEFIRGTAQEVLAWAIENEPRGEFVMLLGGNPNPDKPAEKLITDDLPIAEYVQQLIDAGAKPNEAIKAVAKDRGVKKQQVYNIFHEIDTDSEGE; encoded by the coding sequence ATGCAGACACAATCAAGTTTTAGGCAGCACACCAGCGGGACTTTATATCTGGTACCAACTCCGATTGGTAACCTAGACGATATGACGTATCGAGCAATTGAAACGCTGAAAACAGTTGATTTGATTGCGGCTGAAGATACCCGTCACACACAACAATTATTAAATCACTTTGAAATTCAAACGAAACAAATTTCGTTTCATGAACATAATACGCAAGCACGGATTCCCGAACTATTGGCAAAATTACAGAGTGGTTTGAATTTAGCTCAAGTTAGTGACGCGGGGATGCCTTCGATTTCTGATCCGGGAACTGAACTAGTTGCTGCGGCTGCCCAAGTGGGGATTCCTGTGGTACCGTTGCCAGGTCCAAATGCGGGCTTAACTGCTTTGATTGCCTCAGGACTTGTGCCACAACCATTTTATTTTTATGGTTTCTTAGGACGGAAGACATCTGATCAAAAAGAGGTACTTGCTGAAATCGGTCAACGTGAAGAAACGACGATTTTGTATGAGTCGCCATATCGAATTCGCAAGACTTTGGCGGTCGTAGTTGACGTGTTAGGCGCTGATCGTCCCGTTGTCTTAGCACGCGAATTGACGAAACGCTATGAAGAATTTATTCGTGGTACGGCGCAAGAGGTGTTGGCTTGGGCGATTGAAAATGAACCACGCGGGGAGTTTGTGATGCTGCTTGGCGGTAATCCAAACCCTGATAAACCAGCGGAAAAATTAATTACCGATGATTTGCCAATCGCGGAATACGTGCAACAATTGATTGATGCGGGGGCGAAACCCAATGAAGCAATTAAAGCGGTCGCTAAAGATCGTGGCGTAAAGAAGCAACAGGTTTACAATATTTTTCATGAAATTGACACTGATAGTGAGGGCGAATAA
- the tsaB gene encoding tRNA (adenosine(37)-N6)-threonylcarbamoyltransferase complex dimerization subunit type 1 TsaB has product MTVKILAMDTSNQPMTVALSADGVVIDQRVTNEKRNHSLQLLPYIDEMMHDAGWQPTDLNRIVVAEGPGSYTGVRIGVTTAKTLAATLHIELVGVSSLQTLAANIEDATSLVVPIFDARNQNMYSGVYLAGKNVWADRHNHIDDLVAYLATTTQAIMVIGEYANFVDILTTTFGDRVQFAPENDNLPNGGRLAELGANMPPIENVHTFVPNYLRVSQAEAEWQAKHPNETGNDYVEEV; this is encoded by the coding sequence ATGACCGTGAAAATATTAGCAATGGATACGTCGAACCAGCCGATGACGGTTGCGTTGTCCGCAGATGGGGTTGTAATTGACCAACGGGTGACGAATGAAAAACGTAATCACAGCTTACAATTATTACCATATATTGATGAAATGATGCACGATGCGGGGTGGCAACCAACCGATTTGAATCGCATTGTGGTAGCAGAAGGTCCTGGCTCATATACGGGTGTCCGGATTGGCGTTACGACAGCGAAGACATTAGCTGCAACATTGCATATCGAACTAGTGGGAGTTTCGAGCTTACAAACATTAGCTGCAAACATTGAGGATGCAACGAGTTTAGTTGTGCCAATTTTTGATGCCCGCAACCAAAATATGTACAGCGGGGTTTATCTGGCGGGTAAGAACGTTTGGGCTGATCGGCATAACCACATTGACGACTTAGTTGCATACTTAGCAACAACGACGCAAGCAATTATGGTGATTGGTGAATACGCCAATTTTGTGGACATATTAACAACAACGTTCGGTGACCGTGTGCAGTTTGCGCCGGAAAACGACAACTTGCCAAATGGTGGACGCTTAGCTGAACTCGGGGCGAACATGCCACCAATTGAAAATGTGCATACATTTGTACCAAATTACTTACGTGTGTCACAGGCGGAAGCTGAGTGGCAAGCCAAACATCCTAACGAAACAGGGAATGATTATGTCGAAGAAGTCTGA
- a CDS encoding leucine-rich repeat domain-containing protein, with protein MKLTKLVTLGMASMLLFSVGAGPVSALAATPKSQTIQRSSPAFIELIPDAGLRQAIIQYGKTLTVEIDLDGYDDEIFKPLSDEQKKVLTNDQATNVQIKNVLKTVEVLLVSWSNEASAPAKISDLTGLNNLPNLKYLDLDGQNITAINSTTFNGLSKLINLGLGNNKITTIPANTFSNVSNLENLDLEFNKITSLGTSSFNGLSKLQRLSLDANQLTSLAPNVFVSLKQLTSLELSNNQLKNLVAGTFKGLSNLETLDLDNNQLTTIAQGTLSGLSHLLNLGLYGNANLIDYAALADLPLKSQYIEATLDPDLVMAWYHAVLQAGDLLGTQSVIPIPSGYTGNLNDVINVAKYQQILQGKGGDSQVIVNLREATVIANDAGVKACISRLQAAINTGEVMQLPSLLAAVYVAVDKSITALENNIIGNIGSEGKNDKAVLDAKAAIKAVNQAHVYGNLDQAFSDLRTAVTKYKTHVTTNAQNAINQAKNKKFDQSTVIRPVITKLQASIKAQQYDEMITLTKQLNTLVGQTKRVKTALKLDTAYHKNNYITGSTAKGTQVIIKDAKTKRQVGSGKANAKGKFKVKVKKLKGRQKLTVTVDQADTAKVIYQATSKNISIKTSPKPKATNFKVNKQRVTGVATKGTTIRVYKGQKLIKKVRVKNTKVKFNLKKKYQKKTKLKIKVQHTHAKGFGVRQFSIRVK; from the coding sequence ATGAAATTAACAAAGCTAGTTACGTTAGGGATGGCGTCAATGCTACTATTTTCAGTTGGAGCCGGCCCTGTAAGTGCACTGGCAGCAACACCAAAATCACAAACGATACAACGGAGTTCCCCGGCCTTTATTGAATTAATTCCGGATGCAGGGTTACGACAGGCAATTATTCAGTATGGAAAGACACTGACGGTTGAAATTGATTTAGATGGATACGACGATGAAATATTTAAGCCATTAAGTGATGAGCAAAAAAAGGTTCTCACTAATGATCAAGCGACGAATGTCCAAATAAAAAACGTGTTAAAAACGGTCGAAGTTTTATTAGTTTCATGGTCAAATGAAGCTTCGGCACCAGCTAAAATCAGTGATTTAACGGGATTGAATAATTTACCTAATTTAAAATATCTGGATTTAGATGGCCAAAATATTACAGCAATTAATAGTACGACTTTCAACGGTTTATCAAAGTTAATTAATCTTGGCTTAGGTAACAATAAAATCACGACAATTCCGGCAAATACATTCAGCAACGTGAGCAATTTAGAGAATTTGGATTTGGAATTTAATAAAATTACTTCGTTAGGTACGAGCTCGTTTAATGGGTTAAGCAAACTGCAACGCTTGTCGTTGGATGCCAATCAATTAACAAGCTTGGCGCCAAATGTTTTTGTGAGCTTGAAGCAGTTAACGAGTTTGGAACTATCAAATAATCAGCTTAAAAATTTAGTGGCTGGGACATTTAAAGGATTGAGTAACTTAGAGACATTGGATTTGGATAATAACCAGTTAACGACGATTGCGCAAGGGACTTTAAGTGGTCTTAGTCACCTGCTGAATTTGGGCTTGTATGGAAATGCAAATTTAATTGATTATGCGGCCTTAGCTGATTTGCCACTTAAAAGCCAATATATTGAGGCGACCTTGGATCCAGACTTGGTGATGGCTTGGTATCACGCGGTCCTTCAGGCTGGGGACTTGCTTGGTACTCAGTCTGTAATCCCAATACCAAGCGGATATACTGGCAATTTGAATGACGTAATTAACGTTGCTAAGTACCAGCAGATTTTGCAAGGCAAGGGTGGCGACAGTCAAGTGATTGTTAACTTGCGTGAGGCAACTGTCATAGCGAATGATGCGGGGGTTAAAGCATGCATTTCCCGATTGCAGGCAGCAATTAATACTGGTGAGGTGATGCAGTTACCTAGTTTGCTAGCGGCTGTTTATGTAGCAGTGGACAAAAGCATTACGGCGCTAGAAAACAACATTATTGGTAATATTGGTAGTGAAGGAAAGAATGATAAAGCGGTGTTAGATGCGAAAGCGGCAATTAAGGCAGTTAATCAGGCACATGTATATGGCAACCTTGATCAAGCATTCAGTGATTTACGAACGGCAGTGACTAAATATAAAACGCATGTAACGACGAATGCTCAAAATGCTATCAATCAGGCGAAAAATAAAAAATTTGATCAATCAACCGTCATTCGGCCCGTAATTACAAAGTTGCAGGCAAGTATCAAAGCACAACAGTATGATGAAATGATTACTTTAACGAAGCAGTTGAATACGTTAGTCGGCCAAACAAAGCGTGTTAAAACGGCCTTGAAACTCGACACGGCATATCACAAAAATAATTATATTACGGGTTCAACCGCTAAGGGCACCCAAGTGATTATTAAGGATGCCAAAACGAAGCGTCAAGTTGGTAGTGGTAAAGCCAACGCGAAAGGCAAATTTAAAGTAAAAGTTAAAAAGCTCAAGGGACGGCAAAAATTAACAGTTACAGTTGATCAAGCCGATACTGCCAAGGTGATTTACCAAGCAACAAGTAAGAACATCAGTATTAAAACATCGCCAAAACCGAAGGCGACTAATTTCAAAGTTAACAAGCAACGGGTTACCGGCGTAGCAACTAAAGGAACAACGATTCGCGTCTATAAGGGGCAAAAGTTGATCAAAA
- the rimI gene encoding ribosomal protein S18-alanine N-acetyltransferase, translating to MMNESELLGESEAKVTYREPLDGDELFELARMSYGVSPWSKQTFIHDLANQHASYQVILVNDIPAGFVAGTLIIDELSISNVAIIPAFQKQGLATKMMRAWLQKFPTDTHIFLEVRESNVSARRLYEKLGFTLMSTRKEYYRAPIEDALIMEMMLK from the coding sequence ATGATGAACGAATCGGAACTACTAGGAGAAAGCGAAGCTAAGGTTACATACCGTGAGCCCCTTGATGGTGATGAATTGTTCGAACTTGCACGTATGTCCTACGGAGTTTCGCCGTGGAGTAAGCAGACGTTTATACATGATTTGGCCAATCAACATGCGAGTTATCAGGTGATTTTAGTTAATGATATCCCAGCCGGCTTTGTTGCGGGGACACTAATCATTGATGAATTGTCGATTTCAAACGTGGCAATTATTCCGGCTTTTCAAAAACAAGGTTTAGCGACGAAAATGATGCGGGCGTGGTTACAAAAATTCCCGACGGACACCCATATTTTCTTGGAAGTCCGTGAGAGTAACGTAAGTGCCCGCCGGTTATACGAAAAATTAGGTTTTACTTTGATGAGCACACGCAAGGAATACTATCGTGCGCCGATTGAGGACGCCTTAATTATGGAGATGATGTTAAAATGA
- a CDS encoding DNA replication initiation control protein YabA — translation MEKNQIYDKFSAIIMEMQSVISETKEMRQLISTLMEENAELTIENEHLRNQMMTKKTAKKQPRLSKSRENLKKLYESGFHVCNASYGRRLDDGESCLECLDIIYGEGK, via the coding sequence ATGGAAAAAAATCAAATTTATGATAAGTTTTCAGCGATTATCATGGAAATGCAATCGGTAATTAGTGAAACTAAAGAAATGCGGCAGCTTATTAGTACGTTAATGGAAGAAAATGCCGAATTAACAATTGAAAACGAACATTTACGTAATCAAATGATGACGAAAAAGACGGCTAAAAAACAACCACGCCTCTCAAAATCGCGTGAAAACCTTAAGAAGCTATATGAATCAGGCTTTCACGTTTGTAATGCATCATACGGTCGGCGCCTAGACGATGGTGAATCATGCCTCGAATGCCTCGATATCATTTATGGTGAAGGTAAGTAA
- the tsaD gene encoding tRNA (adenosine(37)-N6)-threonylcarbamoyltransferase complex transferase subunit TsaD: MSLILAFESSADETSVAVVKDGDTILSNEIATQIKSHQRFGGIVPEVASRHHIERVTILVDEALADAGVTFADIDAVAVTYGPGLVGSLLIGLTAAKTIAWAHNLPLVPTSHLAGHIMAARFVKPIEYPALALLVSGGHTELVYIPAEGVFQVLGETRDDAAGESYDKVGRVMGIKYPAGKTIDEMAHLGNDTFKFPRAMEKDDTYDFSFSGLKSAFINTFHNAEQRDEVLNHNDLATSFQNAVVDVLVEKTVKALREHPVKQLLLGGGVAANSGLRAALADALAQFPDTEFVPVPLKLAGDNAAMIGAAGEIFWRQGRRGSWDLNADPSLEFDYLEE, translated from the coding sequence ATGAGCTTAATATTGGCGTTTGAATCAAGTGCGGATGAAACAAGTGTCGCTGTTGTCAAAGACGGTGATACGATTTTAAGTAATGAAATTGCAACCCAAATTAAGTCGCACCAACGATTTGGGGGGATTGTGCCAGAAGTTGCGAGCCGACACCATATTGAACGAGTAACGATTTTGGTAGATGAAGCACTGGCAGATGCTGGTGTAACGTTTGCTGATATTGATGCAGTGGCTGTAACCTATGGACCAGGATTAGTTGGTTCGTTGTTGATTGGGTTAACAGCGGCAAAGACAATTGCGTGGGCCCATAATTTACCATTAGTACCAACAAGTCACTTAGCTGGTCACATTATGGCAGCGCGGTTTGTTAAACCAATTGAGTACCCAGCGTTAGCTTTATTAGTTAGTGGTGGACATACTGAATTGGTATATATTCCCGCTGAAGGCGTATTTCAAGTGCTTGGGGAAACCCGCGATGATGCAGCTGGTGAATCGTACGACAAAGTTGGCCGGGTGATGGGGATTAAATATCCTGCCGGTAAGACAATTGATGAAATGGCGCATTTAGGCAATGATACCTTTAAATTTCCCCGCGCGATGGAAAAAGACGACACGTATGATTTTAGCTTTTCGGGGTTAAAATCAGCATTTATCAATACATTCCACAATGCAGAACAACGTGACGAAGTTCTTAATCATAATGATTTGGCAACTTCATTTCAAAATGCCGTCGTAGATGTATTGGTGGAAAAGACGGTTAAAGCACTTCGTGAACACCCAGTTAAGCAGTTGTTGCTTGGCGGTGGTGTTGCAGCTAATTCAGGCTTACGGGCGGCTTTAGCTGACGCATTGGCACAATTCCCTGATACTGAGTTTGTACCAGTACCATTAAAATTAGCCGGTGACAATGCCGCAATGATTGGGGCTGCGGGCGAAATTTTCTGGCGCCAAGGTCGGCGTGGCAGTTGGGACTTGAACGCGGATCCATCATTGGAATTTGATTACTTAGAAGAATAA
- a CDS encoding acyl-[acyl-carrier-protein] thioesterase, which translates to MAGAVFAEEHRVLYYEADITGKLTTANILNLAILASGDQSETLGVGNAEIHAQNIGWVILQYNIDITRRPSVGEQIVIKTQADHYNPYFAVRNFWLETSQGEKLVDIRAIFTMIDMEARKMVRIPQVMMEAYQADKVKKIERIPNPMQLAETELPEVMHNFYHVRFFDIDHNHHVNNAHYFTWMQDPLGAEFLTQNEVVNINIKYESEIRYGSEINSYYKILPAVDGIVTTLHQIRVDNELMTEAEMKWRAVTD; encoded by the coding sequence ATGGCTGGAGCAGTATTTGCAGAAGAACACCGCGTCTTATATTATGAAGCTGACATTACCGGAAAGCTTACGACGGCCAACATTTTGAACCTGGCCATTTTAGCTTCCGGTGATCAAAGTGAAACGCTGGGTGTTGGCAATGCCGAGATTCATGCACAAAATATCGGCTGGGTAATCCTACAATATAATATTGATATTACCCGCAGGCCTAGTGTTGGTGAACAAATTGTGATTAAGACGCAAGCCGACCACTATAACCCGTATTTTGCCGTTCGTAATTTTTGGTTGGAGACATCACAGGGGGAAAAGCTCGTGGATATCCGGGCGATTTTCACAATGATTGATATGGAAGCGCGGAAGATGGTGCGGATTCCGCAAGTGATGATGGAAGCATATCAGGCGGATAAAGTTAAAAAAATTGAGCGGATTCCTAACCCAATGCAATTGGCGGAAACTGAGTTACCAGAAGTTATGCATAATTTCTATCACGTGCGATTCTTCGATATTGATCATAATCATCACGTGAATAATGCGCACTATTTTACATGGATGCAAGATCCGCTAGGCGCTGAATTTTTGACGCAAAATGAGGTTGTGAATATCAATATTAAGTACGAAAGTGAAATTCGCTATGGTAGTGAAATTAATAGCTACTATAAAATCTTACCGGCGGTTGATGGAATCGTGACAACACTCCACCAAATTCGTGTTGATAATGAATTAATGACCGAAGCAGAAATGAAATGGCGCGCAGTTACGGACTAA